The following proteins come from a genomic window of Bos mutus isolate GX-2022 chromosome 21, NWIPB_WYAK_1.1, whole genome shotgun sequence:
- the STOML1 gene encoding stomatin-like protein 1 isoform X2 — MLSRSGYRALPLGDFDRFQQSSFGFLGSQKGCLSPEPGGVGPGADAPQSWPSCFCHGLISFLGFLLLLLTFPISGWFALKIVPTYERMIVFRLGRIRTPQGPGMVLLLPFIDSFQRVDLRTRAFSVPPCKLASKDGAVLSVGADVQFRIWDPVLSVMTVKDLNTATRMTAQNAMTKALLKRPLREIQMEKLKISDQLLLEINDVTRAWGLEVDRVELAVEAVLQPPQDSPAGPSLDSTLQQLALHFLGGSVPSVAGGAPRPGPDTLEMVSEVEPSAPHGGAGPSPKQPVAEGLLMALKPILSEALVSQVGACYQFNVILPSGPQSIYFLDLTAGQGRVGRGMPDVIPDVVVELSEEDLRSLLCRELRPLGAYMSGRLKVKGDLAVAMKLEAVLKALK, encoded by the exons ATGCTTAGCAGGTCTGGGTATCGGGCGCTGCCTTTGGGGGACTTTGACCGTTTCCAGCAATCAAGCTTCGGCTTCCTGGGCTCGCAGAAGGGCTGCTTGTCCCCGGAGCCGGGCGGCGTGGGGCCGGGGGCCG ATGCACCTCAGAGCTGGCCCTCCTGCTTCTGCCATGGCCTTATCAGTTTCCTGGGgttcttgctgctactgctgaccTTCCCCATTTCTGGTTGGTTTGCCCTGAAG ATCGTGCCCACCTATGAGCGCATGATCGTGTTTCGACTGGGCCGGATCCGAACCCCTCAAGGACCCGGTATGGTTCTGCTCCTGCCCTTCATCGACTCTTTTCAGAGGGTAGATCTGAGGACACGAGCCTTCAGTGTTCCTCCCTGCAAG TTGGCCTCTAAGGATGGGGCTGTGCTGTCCGTGGGGGCCGACGTCCAGTTCCGCATCTGGGACCCAGTACTGTCGGTGATGACAGTGAAGGACCTGAACACAGCCACACGCATGACAGCCCAGAATGCCATGACCAAGGCCCTGCTCAAGAGGCCCCTTCGAGAGAtccagatggagaagctcaagaTCAGCGACCAACTCCTG CTGGAGATCAACGATGTGACcagggcctgggggctggaggtGGACCGTGTGGAGCTGGCAGTGGAGGCCGTGCTCCAGCCGCCCCAGGACAGCCCAGCAGGGCCCAGCCTGGACAGCACCCTGCAGCAGCTGGCCCTCCACTTCCTGGGAGGCAGTGTGCCTTCAGTGGCAGGAGGTGCCCCGCGCCCTGGACCAG ATACCTTGGAGATGGTGAGCGAGGTTGAGCCGTCTGCCCCTCACGGGGGTGCCGGGCCCAGCCCCAAGCAGCCTGTGGCCGAGGGGCTGCTGATGGCTCTGAAGCCCATCCTGTCCGAGGCCCTGGTCAGCCAGGTCGGGGCCTGCTACCAGTTCAACGTCATCCTGCCCAGCGGCCCCCAGAGCATCTATTTCCTGGATCTCACTGCAG GGCAAGGGAGGGTGGGACGCGGAATGCCTGATGTCATCCCCGACGTGGTGGTggagctgtctgaggaggacctGCGGTCCCTGTTGTGCAGGGAATTGCGGCCCCTGGGGGCCTACATGAGTGGGCGGTTGAAGGTGAAGGGCGACCTGGCCGTGGCCATGAAGCTGGAGGCTGTCCTCAAGGCCTTGAAGTAG
- the STOML1 gene encoding stomatin-like protein 1 isoform X1, whose protein sequence is MLSRSGYRALPLGDFDRFQQSSFGFLGSQKGCLSPEPGGVGPGADAPQSWPSCFCHGLISFLGFLLLLLTFPISGWFALKIVPTYERMIVFRLGRIRTPQGPGMVLLLPFIDSFQRVDLRTRAFSVPPCKLASKDGAVLSVGADVQFRIWDPVLSVMTVKDLNTATRMTAQNAMTKALLKRPLREIQMEKLKISDQLLLEINDVTRAWGLEVDRVELAVEAVLQPPQDSPAGPSLDSTLQQLALHFLGGSVPSVAGGAPRPGPADTLEMVSEVEPSAPHGGAGPSPKQPVAEGLLMALKPILSEALVSQVGACYQFNVILPSGPQSIYFLDLTAGQGRVGRGMPDVIPDVVVELSEEDLRSLLCRELRPLGAYMSGRLKVKGDLAVAMKLEAVLKALK, encoded by the exons ATGCTTAGCAGGTCTGGGTATCGGGCGCTGCCTTTGGGGGACTTTGACCGTTTCCAGCAATCAAGCTTCGGCTTCCTGGGCTCGCAGAAGGGCTGCTTGTCCCCGGAGCCGGGCGGCGTGGGGCCGGGGGCCG ATGCACCTCAGAGCTGGCCCTCCTGCTTCTGCCATGGCCTTATCAGTTTCCTGGGgttcttgctgctactgctgaccTTCCCCATTTCTGGTTGGTTTGCCCTGAAG ATCGTGCCCACCTATGAGCGCATGATCGTGTTTCGACTGGGCCGGATCCGAACCCCTCAAGGACCCGGTATGGTTCTGCTCCTGCCCTTCATCGACTCTTTTCAGAGGGTAGATCTGAGGACACGAGCCTTCAGTGTTCCTCCCTGCAAG TTGGCCTCTAAGGATGGGGCTGTGCTGTCCGTGGGGGCCGACGTCCAGTTCCGCATCTGGGACCCAGTACTGTCGGTGATGACAGTGAAGGACCTGAACACAGCCACACGCATGACAGCCCAGAATGCCATGACCAAGGCCCTGCTCAAGAGGCCCCTTCGAGAGAtccagatggagaagctcaagaTCAGCGACCAACTCCTG CTGGAGATCAACGATGTGACcagggcctgggggctggaggtGGACCGTGTGGAGCTGGCAGTGGAGGCCGTGCTCCAGCCGCCCCAGGACAGCCCAGCAGGGCCCAGCCTGGACAGCACCCTGCAGCAGCTGGCCCTCCACTTCCTGGGAGGCAGTGTGCCTTCAGTGGCAGGAGGTGCCCCGCGCCCTGGACCAG CAGATACCTTGGAGATGGTGAGCGAGGTTGAGCCGTCTGCCCCTCACGGGGGTGCCGGGCCCAGCCCCAAGCAGCCTGTGGCCGAGGGGCTGCTGATGGCTCTGAAGCCCATCCTGTCCGAGGCCCTGGTCAGCCAGGTCGGGGCCTGCTACCAGTTCAACGTCATCCTGCCCAGCGGCCCCCAGAGCATCTATTTCCTGGATCTCACTGCAG GGCAAGGGAGGGTGGGACGCGGAATGCCTGATGTCATCCCCGACGTGGTGGTggagctgtctgaggaggacctGCGGTCCCTGTTGTGCAGGGAATTGCGGCCCCTGGGGGCCTACATGAGTGGGCGGTTGAAGGTGAAGGGCGACCTGGCCGTGGCCATGAAGCTGGAGGCTGTCCTCAAGGCCTTGAAGTAG
- the STOML1 gene encoding stomatin-like protein 1 isoform X3, whose product MIVFRLGRIRTPQGPGMVLLLPFIDSFQRVDLRTRAFSVPPCKLASKDGAVLSVGADVQFRIWDPVLSVMTVKDLNTATRMTAQNAMTKALLKRPLREIQMEKLKISDQLLLEINDVTRAWGLEVDRVELAVEAVLQPPQDSPAGPSLDSTLQQLALHFLGGSVPSVAGGAPRPGPADTLEMVSEVEPSAPHGGAGPSPKQPVAEGLLMALKPILSEALVSQVGACYQFNVILPSGPQSIYFLDLTAGQGRVGRGMPDVIPDVVVELSEEDLRSLLCRELRPLGAYMSGRLKVKGDLAVAMKLEAVLKALK is encoded by the exons ATGATCGTGTTTCGACTGGGCCGGATCCGAACCCCTCAAGGACCCGGTATGGTTCTGCTCCTGCCCTTCATCGACTCTTTTCAGAGGGTAGATCTGAGGACACGAGCCTTCAGTGTTCCTCCCTGCAAG TTGGCCTCTAAGGATGGGGCTGTGCTGTCCGTGGGGGCCGACGTCCAGTTCCGCATCTGGGACCCAGTACTGTCGGTGATGACAGTGAAGGACCTGAACACAGCCACACGCATGACAGCCCAGAATGCCATGACCAAGGCCCTGCTCAAGAGGCCCCTTCGAGAGAtccagatggagaagctcaagaTCAGCGACCAACTCCTG CTGGAGATCAACGATGTGACcagggcctgggggctggaggtGGACCGTGTGGAGCTGGCAGTGGAGGCCGTGCTCCAGCCGCCCCAGGACAGCCCAGCAGGGCCCAGCCTGGACAGCACCCTGCAGCAGCTGGCCCTCCACTTCCTGGGAGGCAGTGTGCCTTCAGTGGCAGGAGGTGCCCCGCGCCCTGGACCAG CAGATACCTTGGAGATGGTGAGCGAGGTTGAGCCGTCTGCCCCTCACGGGGGTGCCGGGCCCAGCCCCAAGCAGCCTGTGGCCGAGGGGCTGCTGATGGCTCTGAAGCCCATCCTGTCCGAGGCCCTGGTCAGCCAGGTCGGGGCCTGCTACCAGTTCAACGTCATCCTGCCCAGCGGCCCCCAGAGCATCTATTTCCTGGATCTCACTGCAG GGCAAGGGAGGGTGGGACGCGGAATGCCTGATGTCATCCCCGACGTGGTGGTggagctgtctgaggaggacctGCGGTCCCTGTTGTGCAGGGAATTGCGGCCCCTGGGGGCCTACATGAGTGGGCGGTTGAAGGTGAAGGGCGACCTGGCCGTGGCCATGAAGCTGGAGGCTGTCCTCAAGGCCTTGAAGTAG